The following DNA comes from Actinomycetota bacterium.
CCGCCTCGAGCACGCGCAGGATGTTCTCGTAGGTGTACTCGGCCTGCGCGGCCACGTCCCCGGCGTGCACCGCCCTCTCCGTCTCCGGGTCGAGGGCCGCCTGTCCGGACATGTACAGGACGTCGCCCGCCCGCACGGCCGGAGAGTAGGTGAGCTTGGAGTACCGGTCCCAGCCTGGGTTGACCGCGACCGGGTCGTGACGGGAGGCGACCACGTCGAGGGAGATCGACGCGTCCGGGTGCTGCAGCCGGGAGAGCAGGATCCCGGCCGCGGCCGGGTATACGGGTCCGAGCATCTCCTTGCGGACGCGCCCGGTCCGCTTGTACTCGCCGAGCGTGGCCGGGGTGGTGTAGTCCACCGTCTTCACGACGTTCGAGAGCGTCAGACCGACCGCACCCAGCATCTCTGCGGCCCGCGCGAAGACGGCCTCGCTCTGTGCGACGAGGTCTCCCGCGCCGGGGGCGGTGAGCGAGGACAGGTAGACGACGCCCTCCGTCGCGTGTCCTCCCTCGAACGGGCTGCCCGGCGGTCCGGCGGTCACCTCGATCTCGATGAGCGCCTGCGGCCGCAGCAGACGGTTCACGACGACCGTGCAGACGGCGGGTGCGTGGCCCCCGAAGGTCTCCGAGCGCACGCCCGCCGCGCCCTCGTACTGCTCGATCCCCTCCGCGGTCACGTACTCGACCACACGGTGCACGTCGGCGAACCCCAGCTCGGCCGCCTCGAGGATGGCGCCGATCTTCGCGTACGCCGTCCGGGACTGCTCCTCCATGCCGCCACGGACGACGATCCGTCCCGCCTCCGGGTCGTACTCGGACGCGGAGTGTCCGGAGAGCCATGCCCTCCCTCCCAGATCCAGCCCGAGGGAGAACGTGTAACGGGAGTAGTCGAACCAGGGGAAGCGCTGCGGACGGATGGCGATCACGGGGCCAGCACCTCCAGGATCGCCTTCTGCGAGCTGCGGGTCACCTCGGGGGGCACGAAGTGCGTCGGCGGCGACAGCTTCATCGCGTCCACCAGCCCCTCGTAGCGACCGAGCTTCTCCCTCACCTCCTCCGGGGTGCCGGACAGGGTGAGCGCATCGACCATCTCGTCCGGACAGGCCTCCACCATCCCCTGCTCGTCGCCGTTGCGGAACCGCTCCTGGATCCGCCGGGCCTCGGTCAGGAAACCGTGGAAGTCGAAGAAGTCCTCGTAGGTGCGGACGCTCGCGTAGAAGGCGACCAGGCCGGCCGCCCACCGCTTGGCCTGCCGGGAGTCGTCGTCTATGACGCAGCACGCCGAGGCGACCACGTCGAGCGCGTCGCGTGCGCGGCCGCCGCGCTCCAGGCCGGCGGACAGGTTCGGCACCAGCCGCTCGGACAGGTAGGACGGGGAGCCCAGCTCGTGGCCGATCCATCCGTCCCCCACCTCACCGGCCAGCTTCGTCATCACGTCGCCGACCGCGGCGATGTAGATCGGGACCGACTCCCGGACGGGTGGGAACGGGCGCTCGTAGCCGCGCAGCGCGATCCGCTCCCACTTGCCCTCGAACGAGATCGGCTCCCCGCGGTGCGCACCCGCCATCACGAGGCGGATCACCTCGATCGTCTCCCGCAGGTGCGGGGCGGCCTTGCCGAACCGGGCGTTGTGCCAGTCGACGTTCAGCCGCTGCACCCCGGATCCGAGGCCGAGCACGAACCGCCCCCCGGTCAGCTCGTCGAGGTCGAGGGCGGTCAGAGCGGTCGTCATCGGGCTGCGCACGAACCCGAGGGCGATCGCGGTCCCCACCCGGACCTTCGATGTCCGGGTGGCGATGGCGGCCGCGGGCACGAACGCGCTGCGGTGGAGCTCGCTCACCCAGACATCGGAGAAGC
Coding sequences within:
- a CDS encoding RidA family protein translates to MIAIRPQRFPWFDYSRYTFSLGLDLGGRAWLSGHSASEYDPEAGRIVVRGGMEEQSRTAYAKIGAILEAAELGFADVHRVVEYVTAEGIEQYEGAAGVRSETFGGHAPAVCTVVVNRLLRPQALIEIEVTAGPPGSPFEGGHATEGVVYLSSLTAPGAGDLVAQSEAVFARAAEMLGAVGLTLSNVVKTVDYTTPATLGEYKRTGRVRKEMLGPVYPAAAGILLSRLQHPDASISLDVVASRHDPVAVNPGWDRYSKLTYSPAVRAGDVLYMSGQAALDPETERAVHAGDVAAQAEYTYENILRVLEAAGGGPQHLVKTIEYVTPDGLDRYREVAGVRERLLREPYPASTGAVCEALLRPEFLIEIDPLAVLPSQG
- a CDS encoding LLM class flavin-dependent oxidoreductase, giving the protein MRIGYAPWGESLQELTDAARAAEDAGFSDVWVSELHRSAFVPAAAIATRTSKVRVGTAIALGFVRSPMTTALTALDLDELTGGRFVLGLGSGVQRLNVDWHNARFGKAAPHLRETIEVIRLVMAGAHRGEPISFEGKWERIALRGYERPFPPVRESVPIYIAAVGDVMTKLAGEVGDGWIGHELGSPSYLSERLVPNLSAGLERGGRARDALDVVASACCVIDDDSRQAKRWAAGLVAFYASVRTYEDFFDFHGFLTEARRIQERFRNGDEQGMVEACPDEMVDALTLSGTPEEVREKLGRYEGLVDAMKLSPPTHFVPPEVTRSSQKAILEVLAP